The following proteins are co-located in the Argopecten irradians isolate NY chromosome 9, Ai_NY, whole genome shotgun sequence genome:
- the LOC138331381 gene encoding uncharacterized protein, translated as MAAKPKAVGISGTSLKSSSSNGDSSSSDDASGKQKQKILPKTKVVSEYDVSGDIISVRPAPDGGFWTCFDCSETVTQRDKNGEVVREIVHESPLRDISVSPKTQTLWACCLKDKTVMELTPDGNLNVNFKSEDQPWCICATLDGNILVGMAKKVAKYSPEGKVILASKKIRIPGRRQLICLPYKISECGVSHNVAIVEQDQPIDGGKDEPHVLVMNKDFQELFRYHGNVPKRHSQAAKKKIEQGSFFPFDVGFDSVGNVVISDYNNCSIYLLSNRGEFLSLLCCNSKVIRGISVDSDGSLWAVFGSFGSQKVKVLKYST; from the coding sequence ATGGCTGCGAAACCGAAAGCCGTTGGGATCTCTGGAACTTCATTGAAGTCGTCTTCCTCCAATGGTGATTCATCATCTTCAGATGATGCCTCTGGGAAGCAGAAACAAAAAATTCTGCCCAAGACAAAAGTCGTATCGGAATATGATGTATCGGGGGATATAATAAGCGTTCGTCCAGCACCAGACGGAGGCTTCTGGACATGTTTCGACTGTAGTGAAACGGTCACACAACGAGACAAAAATGGAGAGGTTGTGCGAGAGATTGTTCATGAAAGCCCTTTACGGGACATCAGCGTATCGCCAAAAACTCAGACCCTATGGGCCTGCTGTTTGAAGGATAAAACAGTTATGGAGCTAACGCCAGATGGAAATCTTAACGTGAATTTCAAAAGCGAGGATCAACCATGGTGCATATGTGCAACACTGGACGGAAACATCCTTGTTGGAATGGCGAAAAAGGTCGCGAAATATTCTCCGGAGGGAAAAGTTATCCTTGCGTCGAAGAAAATCCGGATTCCAGGGAGGAGACAACTGATTTGTCTACCGTATAAAATCTCTGAGTGTGGTGTTTCACACAACGTGGCCATTGTCGAACAGGACCAGCCTATAGATGGAGGAAAGGACGAACCGCATGTACTTGTCATGAACAAAGATTTTCAGGAACTGTTCCGTTACCATGGCAACGTTCCAAAGCGTCATTCGCAAGCTGCCAAGAAGAAAATAGAGCAAGGTTCATTTTTCCCGTTTGATGTGGGGTTCGATTCTGTCGGTAATGTTGTAATATCAGACTACAATAACTGTAGTATTTATTTGTTGAGCAATCGAGGAGAATTTCTCAGTTTACTGTGCTGTAACTCTAAAGTGATCAGAGGTATTTCTGTGGATTCTGATGGCAGTTTATGGGCGGTGTTTGGGTCGTTCGGCTCCCAGAAAGTGAAGGTTTTGAAATACAGCACGTGA